One window of Sphingobacteriales bacterium genomic DNA carries:
- a CDS encoding PKD domain-containing protein: protein MKQIFTFCLFVWLFNCLSAQPCTYLAYDGFDYPANVSLQGLSGSTGWSTFWDVQNSNTTVPGYQINNGSGSLMYNDLQVSGRYATGGYQYLTSGRGLNTTDTGPFTGFVAQYENGIGTLTGDTLWVSFLLRKTGNNNQTIGIDLHNNNINWCSNCASQHIAAGYFGANSDVAGQRRWTLRLNGNFYPTSVPVVISETVFIVMRLIFNAGNTQVDMYVNPATIGSTIPAVPAMSQNTSTNNILRNLSVYLGDTPANGAIDEIRFATSYQCVAPDAATAVNLPPVANIMASLITGQVPLMVDLDASASYDPEGQPLNYSWNFGDGTPAQTGSSVSHVYNTTGQINLTLTVTDNLGLQHTTYQTLTLLDEFNSFSCQTTVTALQMASCDQNNGRLRINAGSNSFSLFDMGNNPLPVVSGNEFHNLPAGAFNLYVHGINGCTDSMQLYIRTDSTTCAGWQASVCEMDIGTNMSGFTDWGFERPMKNLFKHIRREILTYSTSCTNWNCNVANEMSFDTDGYPTYLPQTTSVGPTMVRYVISADGGNLQQGQQYVLLYDGTGTIQMQGGVTVNSSTPGRIAFTILNNGNQWIHITASTLGNHLRNIRLLRLSDEFADLSANPFYEGFLDKIAPFKQLRFMDWAHTNNNIIVEWSGRIPLTHFSYSGTEGVPYEIMIELANLTRKDVWICVPHLAGDDYLNQMAMLFRDNLDPNLTIYLEYSNEVWNWIFDQAHYNDQNRPSNLSYPRASAEKSKRVFRIWHDVFGTQNSRVKRVLGLQGGYNSLNEQIVAQLRNEDWDYGSPTHYFGLDHSETANPVLHAGSTVADIMLNAQNTWNVFKNLVKQDYNNVHVFGKEVITYEGGQHFVGNVFGIPYSYQQAMWDAQYSPQMYQMYDQMLDTIRNWGCKMATNFSLAGPQESIYGSWGVLNDIDIAPPFLTTAPKYQALLDNIPISPNPFITGSNEVCSNQPYIYSVPEVIGNTYQWTITGGIILSGQGTSSVEVLWYPSGAGSLQVTQSSE, encoded by the coding sequence ATGAAACAAATTTTTACCTTTTGTTTGTTTGTTTGGTTGTTTAATTGTTTATCCGCACAACCCTGCACCTATCTCGCTTATGATGGATTTGACTATCCGGCAAACGTTTCACTTCAGGGGCTGTCCGGCAGTACGGGTTGGAGCACTTTTTGGGATGTTCAAAACTCAAATACAACGGTGCCGGGCTACCAAATCAACAACGGCAGCGGCTCGCTGATGTATAACGACCTTCAGGTTTCAGGCCGGTATGCCACAGGAGGCTATCAGTATCTGACATCGGGCAGAGGGTTAAACACCACGGATACAGGACCCTTCACCGGATTTGTAGCGCAATACGAAAACGGCATCGGAACCCTTACCGGCGATACGCTATGGGTAAGTTTTCTGCTTAGAAAAACCGGCAACAACAATCAAACAATCGGAATTGATTTGCACAACAACAACATTAACTGGTGTTCCAATTGTGCTTCTCAGCATATTGCCGCAGGTTATTTTGGGGCAAACTCAGATGTTGCCGGGCAAAGGCGATGGACTTTGCGGTTAAACGGCAACTTTTATCCGACCTCGGTTCCCGTTGTCATCAGCGAGACTGTTTTTATAGTAATGAGGCTCATTTTTAATGCCGGCAACACTCAGGTAGATATGTATGTCAATCCGGCAACAATAGGCAGTACAATTCCTGCTGTTCCTGCCATGAGTCAAAACACTTCGACTAACAATATCTTAAGGAACCTGTCGGTCTATTTGGGGGATACTCCGGCAAACGGTGCAATAGATGAAATCCGGTTTGCGACTTCTTACCAATGCGTTGCACCCGATGCAGCCACTGCGGTAAATCTTCCCCCCGTTGCCAATATCATGGCCTCTCTTATTACGGGTCAGGTGCCTTTGATGGTAGATTTAGATGCCTCAGCATCTTACGACCCCGAAGGGCAACCCTTAAACTATAGCTGGAATTTTGGAGATGGAACCCCCGCTCAAACAGGCAGTTCTGTTTCTCATGTTTACAATACCACCGGTCAAATTAACCTGACTTTGACCGTTACCGATAATCTCGGTTTGCAACATACCACTTATCAAACCCTGACCCTGCTCGATGAATTTAATTCTTTTTCATGCCAAACCACAGTAACTGCATTACAAATGGCAAGCTGCGACCAAAACAACGGAAGGCTGCGCATCAATGCAGGGAGTAATTCTTTTTCATTGTTTGACATGGGAAACAACCCTTTGCCGGTTGTCAGCGGGAACGAATTTCACAATTTACCCGCCGGTGCTTTCAACCTTTATGTACATGGAATAAACGGATGTACCGATTCGATGCAATTATATATCAGAACCGACAGCACAACTTGTGCCGGATGGCAGGCCTCTGTTTGTGAAATGGATATCGGAACAAATATGAGCGGGTTTACAGATTGGGGATTTGAACGTCCGATGAAAAACCTGTTTAAACATATTCGCCGCGAAATTCTGACCTATTCAACCTCCTGCACCAACTGGAATTGCAATGTCGCTAATGAAATGAGTTTCGATACAGATGGCTATCCAACCTATTTGCCACAAACAACCTCTGTCGGGCCGACAATGGTGAGGTATGTCATATCGGCTGACGGAGGAAATCTGCAGCAAGGGCAACAATATGTTTTGTTATATGACGGAACGGGAACCATACAAATGCAGGGAGGAGTAACGGTAAATTCCAGTACTCCCGGGAGAATCGCTTTTACCATCCTCAACAATGGAAATCAATGGATACATATAACTGCCTCTACATTGGGAAATCATTTGCGAAATATTCGATTGCTTCGCCTTTCCGATGAGTTTGCCGATTTAAGTGCCAACCCCTTTTATGAAGGTTTTTTAGACAAAATTGCCCCGTTCAAACAATTGCGTTTTATGGATTGGGCACATACCAACAACAATATTATCGTGGAATGGTCTGGCAGAATTCCGCTTACTCATTTTAGTTATAGCGGAACAGAGGGAGTTCCCTATGAAATTATGATAGAACTGGCAAACCTGACCCGGAAAGATGTCTGGATTTGTGTGCCTCATCTGGCTGGTGATGATTACCTGAACCAAATGGCCATGCTGTTCAGAGATAATTTAGATCCAAACCTGACCATCTATTTGGAATATAGCAATGAAGTCTGGAACTGGATTTTTGATCAGGCACATTACAACGACCAAAACCGGCCATCCAATTTATCTTATCCAAGAGCTTCGGCCGAAAAATCCAAACGTGTATTCAGAATTTGGCATGACGTTTTCGGCACTCAAAACTCAAGGGTAAAACGGGTGCTGGGTTTACAGGGCGGCTACAACTCCCTGAACGAGCAAATAGTTGCTCAACTGCGTAACGAAGATTGGGATTATGGCTCTCCTACCCATTATTTTGGTTTAGACCATAGCGAAACTGCTAATCCTGTTTTACATGCCGGGTCAACGGTGGCCGACATTATGCTGAATGCCCAAAACACCTGGAATGTGTTTAAAAATTTAGTCAAACAAGACTACAACAATGTCCATGTTTTTGGGAAAGAGGTAATCACTTATGAAGGTGGGCAACACTTTGTGGGAAATGTCTTTGGAATTCCATACTCCTATCAGCAAGCAATGTGGGATGCTCAGTATTCTCCCCAAATGTATCAGATGTATGATCAAATGCTCGACACGATCCGAAACTGGGGCTGCAAGATGGCAACAAATTTCAGCCTGGCCGGACCGCAGGAAAGTATTTATGGTTCCTGGGGCGTTTTGAATGATATTGATATTGCCCCTCCGTTTTTAACCACAGCACCAAAGTATCAGGCCTTATTAGACAATATCCCAATCAGCCCAAATCCGTTTATTACAGGCTCAAACGAAGTTTGCAGCAATCAACCTTATATTTACTCTGTTCCTGAAGTAATCGGTAATACTTACCAGTGGACAATTACAGGAGGCATTATCCTATCAGGACAAGGCACCTCTTCTGTCGAGGTTCTTTGGTATCCGTCCGGAGCGGGCTCTTTGCAGGTAACACAATCATCCGAATAG
- a CDS encoding pyridoxal-phosphate dependent enzyme: protein MYYNNILETIGNTPLVKLNRIPQSFGIKATVLAKIETVNPGNSVKDRMALKMLEVAESEGKIQPGGTIIECTSGNTGMGLAIAAIVKGYKCIFTTTDKQSKEKVDILRAVGAEVIVCPTNVEPDDPKSYYSVASRLSKEIPNSVHTNQYDNLANRLAHYESTGPEIWKQTEGKITHFAVAAGTGGTVTGTAMFLKEQNPDIKVWAIDTYGSLLKKYYETGEIDYNEVYPYISEGFGEDFVPANYDMKVIDHFEKVTDKDGAIMARRIAKEEGIFAGYSAGSALMGVVQMRHLLKDDDMVVIVFHDHGSRYVAKLYNDEWMRAQGWL, encoded by the coding sequence ATGTATTACAACAACATTTTAGAAACCATAGGGAACACGCCATTAGTAAAACTAAACCGAATCCCGCAATCTTTTGGCATTAAGGCGACGGTACTGGCTAAAATAGAGACGGTCAATCCCGGAAATTCGGTGAAAGACAGGATGGCTTTGAAAATGCTGGAGGTTGCCGAAAGCGAAGGCAAGATTCAACCGGGCGGCACCATCATCGAATGTACTTCGGGAAATACCGGTATGGGTTTAGCCATTGCGGCCATTGTTAAAGGGTATAAATGTATATTTACCACCACCGATAAACAATCGAAAGAAAAGGTGGACATTTTAAGGGCGGTTGGTGCCGAGGTGATTGTTTGCCCGACAAATGTGGAGCCGGATGACCCCAAGTCTTACTATTCCGTTGCAAGCAGGCTGAGTAAGGAAATCCCCAATTCTGTTCATACCAATCAATATGACAATCTCGCAAACCGGCTTGCACATTACGAAAGCACCGGTCCTGAAATCTGGAAACAAACCGAGGGTAAAATCACCCATTTTGCTGTTGCCGCCGGAACAGGGGGCACTGTTACCGGGACGGCCATGTTTTTGAAAGAGCAAAACCCGGACATTAAGGTTTGGGCTATTGATACTTATGGTTCTTTGCTAAAAAAGTATTACGAAACCGGAGAAATTGATTACAACGAAGTGTATCCCTATATCTCGGAAGGGTTTGGCGAAGATTTTGTGCCTGCCAATTACGACATGAAAGTGATTGACCATTTTGAAAAAGTTACCGACAAAGACGGGGCAATCATGGCGAGAAGAATTGCAAAGGAGGAAGGAATTTTTGCGGGCTATTCGGCCGGTTCTGCCCTGATGGGTGTGGTTCAGATGCGACATTTACTCAAAGATGACGATATGGTGGTCATTGTTTTTCACGACCATGGCAGCCGATATGTTGCGAAGCTTTATAACGACGAGTGGATGCGCGCCCAGGGTTGGTTGTAA
- a CDS encoding MoxR family ATPase, whose amino-acid sequence MPLYDDYTFENRIDLSGVNRMVNEVKEQIGKIIVGQHDFVELLIVALLSDGHVLIEGVPGIAKTLTAKLLAKTVSTQFSRIQFTPDLMPSDVLGTSVYNFKTSEFDFNKGPVFANIILIDEINRAPAKTQSSLFEVMGERQITIDGQQYKMMPPFIVLATQNPIEHEGTYRLPEAQLDRFLFKIEVGYPNFEEEVLILSNDHQRQNDLRFADINAVVSVPQLLEYRKLVKQVLIDEKLLHYIVGIIHATRNSRDLYLGGSPRASLAIMNGAKAYAAMQGRDFVTPEDIQFLCKPVLRHRLILSPEKEMEGISTDKVIEQILKGIEAPR is encoded by the coding sequence ATGCCCCTCTACGATGATTATACCTTCGAAAACCGGATAGACCTCAGTGGTGTGAATCGAATGGTAAATGAGGTAAAAGAGCAGATAGGTAAAATAATTGTCGGACAACACGATTTTGTCGAATTGCTTATTGTGGCCTTATTGTCTGACGGCCATGTCCTGATTGAAGGGGTGCCCGGCATCGCCAAAACATTGACGGCAAAACTGCTCGCAAAAACCGTCAGCACTCAGTTTTCGAGAATACAGTTTACCCCCGACCTAATGCCTTCCGATGTGTTGGGGACTTCGGTGTATAATTTCAAAACTTCGGAATTTGACTTTAACAAAGGGCCGGTATTTGCCAATATCATACTGATTGACGAAATCAACCGCGCACCGGCAAAAACACAATCATCTTTGTTTGAGGTGATGGGAGAGCGGCAAATTACCATTGACGGGCAACAATATAAAATGATGCCGCCGTTTATTGTTCTGGCAACGCAAAATCCGATTGAACATGAAGGTACTTACCGGTTACCCGAAGCCCAGTTGGATAGGTTTTTGTTTAAAATCGAAGTGGGTTACCCGAATTTTGAAGAAGAGGTGTTGATTTTGTCTAATGATCACCAACGTCAGAACGACCTTCGGTTTGCAGATATCAACGCCGTTGTTTCAGTTCCACAATTGCTGGAATACCGGAAATTAGTGAAACAGGTGTTGATTGACGAAAAATTGCTGCACTATATTGTGGGCATCATTCACGCTACCCGAAACAGCAGGGATTTGTACCTCGGAGGTTCTCCCCGTGCCTCTCTCGCCATTATGAATGGGGCAAAGGCTTATGCCGCCATGCAGGGACGCGATTTTGTAACCCCCGAAGACATTCAGTTTTTGTGTAAACCTGTGTTGAGACACCGGCTCATTTTAAGCCCCGAAAAAGAAATGGAAGGCATCAGCACCGACAAGGTGATTGAGCAAATTCTGAAAGGCATCGAAGCGCCCCGGTAG
- a CDS encoding carboxypeptidase regulatory-like domain-containing protein, with the protein MDQIARKFNISYDNCLQYAGDMRNLFVADVADFTAFDAGLDTAFSDDWLDDIEAAEAILSDESLVDVQTGLTQTVETAMRKCRECFQEVKYFALKAFPAKADAPKLHELGFDNYDNVRASQTLTLQFMRDLFITATKYAAQLDAVNFDAAKLANINSLANALDSANQIQNNFIKSRPVATSERITAYNKIWDSVTLVARAAKIIYRNNPVKYNQYLLPATHESDAALSLKGKVINTATSEPVENAAISVLGLDITVSTDSNGRYGIGLIEEGSYDLTSYAAGFETVNITNVPVNEGISTVQNFNLTET; encoded by the coding sequence ATGGATCAGATAGCCCGGAAATTCAACATTTCTTACGACAACTGCCTTCAGTATGCTGGGGATATGCGCAATTTGTTTGTCGCCGACGTTGCCGACTTTACCGCATTTGATGCCGGTTTAGACACCGCTTTTTCAGACGACTGGTTGGACGACATTGAAGCCGCAGAAGCCATTTTGAGCGACGAATCCCTTGTGGACGTGCAAACAGGGCTGACCCAGACGGTCGAAACAGCGATGAGAAAATGCCGCGAATGTTTTCAGGAGGTGAAATATTTTGCCCTCAAGGCGTTCCCCGCCAAAGCCGATGCCCCGAAGCTGCACGAATTGGGTTTCGACAACTACGACAATGTCCGCGCCAGCCAGACTTTGACGTTGCAGTTTATGCGCGATTTGTTCATCACTGCCACCAAATATGCCGCGCAGTTGGATGCGGTAAACTTTGATGCCGCCAAATTGGCCAATATCAACAGCCTTGCCAATGCCCTTGACAGCGCCAATCAGATACAAAACAATTTTATCAAAAGCCGCCCCGTCGCTACTTCCGAGCGCATCACCGCCTACAACAAAATCTGGGATTCCGTAACCCTTGTTGCCCGCGCCGCCAAAATTATTTACCGCAACAACCCAGTTAAATACAACCAATATCTGCTCCCCGCCACCCACGAATCCGATGCGGCCTTGTCGCTCAAAGGCAAGGTCATCAACACCGCAACCTCCGAGCCGGTCGAAAACGCCGCGATAAGTGTCCTGGGATTGGACATTACCGTCAGTACCGACAGCAACGGAAGGTACGGAATTGGACTGATTGAGGAAGGTAGCTACGACCTCACCAGCTACGCAGCCGGCTTCGAAACGGTCAATATTACCAACGTCCCCGTCAACGAAGGCATCTCCACCGTTCAAAACTTCAACCTTACCGAAACTTAG
- a CDS encoding LptF/LptG family permease, with amino-acid sequence MKKIDLLLIRSFIGPFVVTFFIALFVLIMQFLWKYIDDMVGKGLETMIIAELIFYASATVVPLALPIAVLLSSIMTLGGLGEHYELVALKSSGISLRRFMTSLIIISFILAGSGYLFSNYILPRANLKFAAMLYSVTRQRPALNIKEGVFYDGIPGYVIRIGRKDPGAKTVYDIKIHDHSDDRGNINVLLAEEGEMYTVEGGKYLIFNLKNGARYEEPRPTAGRKPEQQEFIRMQFDNYEMVMDLSNFNFEKTDENLFKNNHRMLSAKQLMAMADSIEAGNDIRNKAMIKNMRIYFSFVSDSVFNFSPPAKGNIQVQKLNKDTSGQSLKQDPKKNLKIDSLRKKYEAELKVLKKNAASQEVKKENQKELLPPDTAAMAEAGLLTLQEPPDTTAPTRFLSSLRLPVSKQVALIQQTLVNVRNLKTFTNSETRYFQNDRKKIVRFKIEFHTRIVLALSCIALFLLGASIGAIIRKGGFGMPMVMGILFFILFYILLTTGKKLTEEMVLTPFWGMWLCIFFFFPMGLFLLYKANNDSQLFETETYKMKIQRWVTKISKRFNGE; translated from the coding sequence ATGAAAAAAATTGACCTGCTTTTGATAAGATCCTTCATTGGTCCGTTTGTTGTTACCTTTTTTATTGCGCTGTTTGTGCTCATCATGCAGTTTTTGTGGAAGTATATTGACGATATGGTCGGCAAAGGGCTTGAGACCATGATCATAGCCGAGTTGATTTTTTATGCTTCTGCGACCGTTGTTCCCTTAGCGCTGCCAATTGCGGTGCTTTTGTCGTCTATCATGACGCTTGGCGGATTGGGAGAACATTACGAGTTGGTTGCCCTGAAATCTTCCGGAATTTCGTTGAGGCGTTTTATGACATCTCTGATTATTATTTCCTTTATTTTGGCAGGAAGCGGTTATTTGTTTTCAAATTATATTTTACCTCGTGCCAACCTGAAGTTTGCCGCTATGCTTTATTCGGTTACTCGTCAGCGGCCGGCTTTAAATATTAAAGAAGGGGTTTTTTATGACGGGATCCCGGGTTATGTGATCCGGATTGGGCGAAAAGACCCGGGCGCTAAAACTGTTTACGACATTAAAATTCACGACCATTCGGACGACCGGGGGAACATCAATGTTTTGCTTGCTGAAGAAGGGGAAATGTACACGGTAGAGGGCGGTAAATATTTGATATTTAATCTGAAAAATGGAGCAAGATATGAAGAACCCCGACCAACTGCCGGCCGGAAACCCGAACAACAAGAGTTTATCCGAATGCAGTTTGATAATTATGAAATGGTGATGGATCTCTCCAATTTTAATTTTGAGAAAACGGATGAAAACCTTTTTAAAAACAACCATCGAATGTTGAGCGCAAAACAACTGATGGCTATGGCGGATTCTATTGAGGCCGGAAATGATATCAGAAACAAGGCAATGATTAAAAACATGCGCATTTATTTTTCTTTTGTTTCTGACTCGGTTTTCAATTTTTCACCTCCTGCAAAAGGAAATATCCAGGTTCAAAAATTAAATAAAGACACTTCCGGTCAATCCTTAAAACAAGACCCAAAAAAGAATCTAAAAATTGACAGCCTCAGAAAAAAATATGAAGCCGAGTTAAAAGTTCTGAAAAAGAATGCCGCATCGCAGGAGGTTAAAAAAGAAAATCAAAAGGAATTGTTGCCCCCTGATACTGCTGCAATGGCCGAAGCCGGTTTGCTGACCCTGCAAGAACCTCCAGACACCACAGCACCTACGCGGTTTTTATCCTCACTCCGGCTGCCTGTGAGCAAACAGGTTGCGCTGATTCAGCAAACATTGGTGAATGTCCGAAATCTTAAAACATTTACCAACAGCGAAACCCGTTATTTTCAAAACGACCGAAAAAAAATCGTGCGCTTTAAAATTGAGTTCCATACCCGCATTGTATTGGCGCTTTCCTGTATCGCCTTGTTTTTGCTTGGCGCTTCGATTGGAGCAATTATCCGCAAAGGAGGATTCGGGATGCCGATGGTGATGGGAATTCTCTTTTTTATTCTTTTTTATATTCTTTTGACTACCGGAAAAAAACTGACCGAAGAAATGGTGCTTACCCCTTTTTGGGGAATGTGGCTTTGTATTTTTTTCTTTTTCCCGATGGGATTATTCCTTTTATATAAAGCCAACAACGACTCGCAGTTGTTTGAAACCGAAACTTATAAAATGAAAATTCAGCGGTGGGTTACTAAAATTTCCAAACGTTTTAACGGGGAATAG
- a CDS encoding PAS domain S-box protein, with amino-acid sequence MLTPLAAELEYLKEEYRLLKQENEALYLQMIEVEKQALERQLMFSQLSKASFEGIVLYKENQIVLVNDAFYHLFGIEHRQLEKIRILDLVAPEHQKEALHQAEQTDKDWFETICVKQNGTRFPARVRRKFIPHQGIDAMVIVFSDLTNDKRVEQELIQSELLYQKLFEESRDAIYISGLKGELLEVNPAALELFGYSREEMLGMSALKLYANPQEREKFRNAMQEHGSVSNYEVILVKKDGTEIDCLLSSTTRRNAQMEIIGYQGIIRDITQRKRTDELVRAKALAERSTAMKAQFLANMSHEIRTPMNAVMGMTHLLQDTQLSTEQKRYVNGIHSASEHLLVLINDILDFSKIEAGKLQLEEIEFSLREVINNIADTFKYKVKEKNLDLIINIDEHIPDILIGDPTRLRQILMNLVSNSVKFTEKGHVQLDVRMFTDDKQAATIAFAVTDTGIGIASDKLDNIFDSFSQVNRSATRLYGGTGLGLAITKKLIEMQGGTISVKSKIFEGTTFLVVLKFVKANNTILPNHKHTLSEMAVKPLGKLRLLIVEDNELNRVVTIDTIKKWGKDITIDIAENGEEGVKKVKKHRYDLVLMDVQMPKMNGYEATQYIRKTLGKTNLPILAMTAYATTGEAEKTITSGMNDYISKPFDPKQLYQKIARMTSKDSGALKMETNNSKADTEPDKKSEKVEIYKHVTNLDYLDESIGGDEDLKIKMLEIMLRETPDEVEQMEKYFQEENWERLKAVAHKFKSTVAYMGLNGLKEVVNKIQVNAEKKENPELTKNMIAEVKNICLLACQELKEELTALKTKTNSTE; translated from the coding sequence ATGCTAACCCCACTTGCTGCCGAGTTAGAATATTTAAAAGAGGAATATCGCCTGTTAAAACAGGAGAACGAGGCCTTATATCTGCAAATGATAGAGGTAGAAAAACAGGCTTTAGAACGGCAGTTGATGTTTTCGCAACTTTCAAAAGCGTCTTTCGAGGGTATCGTATTGTATAAGGAAAATCAGATAGTTTTGGTCAACGATGCCTTTTATCATTTATTCGGAATTGAGCATCGCCAGTTGGAAAAAATCAGAATCTTAGACCTTGTTGCCCCCGAACACCAAAAAGAAGCACTCCATCAGGCGGAACAAACCGATAAAGATTGGTTTGAAACAATATGCGTCAAACAAAACGGAACAAGATTTCCCGCAAGAGTTCGCCGCAAATTTATCCCTCATCAAGGCATAGATGCCATGGTAATTGTGTTCAGCGACCTGACCAACGACAAACGCGTGGAGCAGGAATTGATTCAAAGTGAACTTCTTTACCAAAAACTCTTTGAAGAATCGCGCGATGCCATCTATATTTCGGGCTTAAAAGGGGAGTTGCTCGAAGTTAATCCGGCAGCTTTGGAACTTTTCGGCTATTCGCGGGAAGAAATGTTAGGCATGAGCGCATTAAAACTTTACGCCAATCCGCAGGAAAGGGAAAAGTTCAGAAACGCAATGCAGGAACATGGATCTGTCAGCAATTATGAGGTGATATTGGTCAAAAAAGACGGAACAGAAATAGATTGTCTGTTGAGTTCAACCACAAGGCGCAATGCGCAAATGGAAATAATCGGCTATCAGGGGATAATTCGCGACATCACCCAACGAAAAAGAACAGACGAATTGGTTCGGGCAAAGGCATTGGCAGAACGCTCAACGGCCATGAAAGCCCAGTTCTTAGCCAATATGAGCCATGAAATCCGCACACCGATGAATGCCGTGATGGGAATGACCCATTTGTTACAGGATACCCAGCTTTCTACTGAGCAAAAACGATATGTCAATGGAATCCATAGCGCATCAGAACACCTGTTGGTATTGATTAACGATATTCTGGATTTTTCTAAAATAGAAGCAGGCAAACTGCAGTTGGAAGAAATAGAGTTCAGCCTTCGTGAAGTGATTAACAATATTGCTGACACGTTTAAATATAAGGTAAAAGAAAAAAATCTCGACCTGATCATCAATATTGACGAACATATACCCGATATTTTGATAGGTGATCCTACCAGATTGAGGCAAATATTGATGAATTTGGTTTCTAATTCGGTGAAGTTTACCGAAAAAGGCCATGTTCAGTTAGATGTTCGAATGTTTACAGACGATAAACAGGCAGCCACCATTGCATTTGCCGTTACCGACACCGGAATTGGGATAGCCTCCGACAAATTGGATAATATTTTTGACAGTTTTTCACAGGTAAACAGAAGTGCTACCCGTCTTTATGGAGGAACCGGGCTTGGATTAGCCATTACCAAAAAACTAATCGAAATGCAGGGAGGCACCATTTCAGTTAAAAGTAAAATTTTTGAAGGCACTACGTTTCTGGTCGTCTTAAAATTTGTAAAAGCTAACAATACCATTTTACCCAACCATAAACATACCCTCAGTGAAATGGCGGTGAAGCCTTTAGGCAAATTGAGGCTTTTAATTGTGGAAGATAACGAACTAAATCGCGTAGTTACCATTGACACCATTAAAAAATGGGGGAAAGATATCACCATTGATATTGCCGAAAACGGTGAAGAAGGGGTTAAAAAAGTCAAGAAACACCGCTATGATCTGGTGTTGATGGATGTGCAAATGCCAAAAATGAACGGATACGAAGCCACTCAGTATATCAGGAAAACTTTAGGAAAAACCAATCTGCCGATTTTGGCAATGACGGCTTATGCCACAACCGGGGAAGCTGAGAAAACCATTACTTCAGGAATGAATGACTATATCAGCAAGCCATTTGACCCCAAACAACTATATCAAAAAATTGCCCGTATGACTTCCAAGGATTCCGGAGCTTTAAAAATGGAAACTAATAACTCAAAAGCAGATACAGAACCTGACAAAAAGAGCGAAAAAGTCGAGATTTACAAACATGTAACCAATCTCGATTATCTTGACGAATCAATTGGTGGTGATGAAGATTTAAAGATTAAGATGCTGGAAATTATGCTTCGTGAAACACCCGATGAAGTAGAGCAAATGGAGAAATATTTTCAGGAAGAAAATTGGGAACGACTCAAAGCTGTGGCACATAAGTTCAAATCAACCGTAGCTTATATGGGACTAAACGGACTGAAAGAAGTAGTCAATAAAATCCAGGTCAACGCCGAAAAAAAAGAAAACCCCGAATTGACCAAAAATATGATTGCAGAGGTGAAAAATATTTGCTTACTTGCATGTCAGGAACTGAAAGAAGAACTTACAGCGCTAAAAACTAAAACAAACTCAACAGAATAA
- a CDS encoding response regulator — translation MARNFKIFLVDDDIKTLIMLKNHLEKRIGHNITVNVFAYGENCLDRLDEEPDIIVLDYFLNAIKEDALSGTDILNQIVEQRPQARVVMMSGQEDMETALESIRNGAYDYIIKNEKAMQRLELLVNKIILEIEKEENSK, via the coding sequence ATGGCAAGAAATTTTAAAATCTTTTTGGTGGACGATGACATAAAAACGCTCATCATGCTCAAAAACCACCTCGAAAAACGAATTGGACATAATATTACGGTCAATGTATTCGCCTATGGTGAAAACTGCTTAGACCGCCTAGACGAAGAGCCCGATATTATTGTCCTGGACTATTTTCTAAATGCCATTAAAGAAGATGCATTAAGCGGCACAGACATTCTTAATCAAATTGTCGAACAACGCCCGCAAGCCAGAGTTGTGATGATGTCAGGTCAGGAAGATATGGAAACTGCATTGGAATCTATTCGCAATGGCGCTTATGATTACATCATTAAGAATGAAAAAGCAATGCAGCGACTTGAATTACTGGTAAACAAGATTATTCTTGAAATAGAAAAAGAAGAAAACTCAAAATAA